A single Hippopotamus amphibius kiboko isolate mHipAmp2 chromosome 5, mHipAmp2.hap2, whole genome shotgun sequence DNA region contains:
- the KCNV1 gene encoding potassium voltage-gated channel subfamily V member 1 → MELPPRRRAPPDSPLDSASLTSLDSSVFCSEGEGEPLALGDSFTVNVGGSRFVLSQQALSCFPHTRLGKLAVVVASCRRPGTLAAVPSPLEFCDDANPVDNEYFFDRSSQAFRYVLHYYRTGRLHVMEQLCALSFLQEIQYWGIDELSIDSCCRDRYFRRKELSETLDFKKDTEDQESQHESEQDFSQGPCPTIRQKLWNILEKPGSSTAARIFGVISIIFVAVSIVNMALMSAELSWLDLQLLEILEYVCISWFTGEFVLRFLCVRDRCRFLRKVPNIIDLLAILPFYITLLVESLSGSQTTQELENVGRIVQVLRLLRALRMLKLGRHSTGLRSLGMTITQCYEEVGLLLLFLSVGISIFSTVEYFAEQSIPDTTFTSVPCAWWWATTSMTTVGYGDIRPDTTTGKIVAFMCILSGILVLALPIAIINDRFSACYFTLKLKEAAVRQREALKKLTKNIATDSYISVNLRDVYARSIMEMLRLKGRERASTRSSGGDDFWF, encoded by the exons ATGGAGCTGCCTCCCCGCCGCCGGGCGCCGCCGGACTCGCCGCTGGACAGCGCCTCCCTGACCTCGCTGGACTCCAGCGTCTTCTGCAGCGAGGGCGAAGGGGAGCCCCTGGCGCTCGGGGACAGCTTCACGGTCAACGTGGGCGGCAGCCGCTTTGTGCTCTCGCAGCAGGCGCTGTCCTGCTTCCCGCACACGCGCCTTGGCAAGCTGGCCGTGGTGGTGGCCTCGTGCCGGCGCCCCGGGACCTTGGCCGCCGTGCCCAGCCCCTTGGAGTTCTGTGACGACGCCAACCCCGTGGACAACGAGTACTTCTTCGACCGGAGCTCGCAAGCATTCCGCTACGTCCTGCACTACTATCGCACCGGCCGTCTGCACGTCATGGAGCAGCTGTGTGCGCTCTCCTTCCTCCAGGAGATCCAGTACTGGGGCATCGACGAGCTCAGCATTGACTCCTGCTGCAGGGACAG ATACTTCAGAAGAAAGGAGCTAAGTGAAACTTTAGACTTTAAGAAGGACACAGAAGACCAGGAAAGTCAACATGAGAGCGAACAGGACTTCTCGCAAGGACCTTGCCCCACCATCCGCCAGAAGCTCTGGAACATCCTGGAGAAACCCGGGTCTTCCACAGCTGCACGCATCTTTGGGGTCATCTCCATCATCTTCGTGGCGGTGTCCATCGTCAACATGGCCCTGATGTCAGCCGAGTTAAGCTGGCTGGACCTGCAGCTGCTGGAAATCCTGGAGTATGTGTGCATTAGCTGGTTCACCGGGGAGTTTGTCCTGCGCTTCCTGTGCGTGCGGGACAGGTGTCGCTTCCTGAGAAAGGTGCCAAACATCATAGACCTCCTTGCCATCTTGCCCTTCTACATCACGCTTCTGGTAGAGAGCCTGAGTGGGAGCCAGACTACACAGGAGCTGGAAAACGTGGGACGCATCGTTCAGGTTTTGAGGCTGCTCAGGGCTCTGCGCATGCTCAAACTTGGCAGGCATTCCACAG GCTTGCGCTCACTTGGAATGACAATCACGCAGTGTTACGAAGAAGTTGGCCTGCTGCTCCTATTTCTGTCTGTGGGGATCTCTATATTTTCAACTGTGGAATATTTTGCTGAGCAGAGCATTCCCGACACAACCTTCACAAGTGTCCCTTGTGCGTGGTGGTGGGCCACGACGTCCATGACTACCGTGGGCTATGGGGACATCAGACCAGACACCACCACGGGCAAAATCGTGGCCTTCATGTGTATCTTATCGGGAATCCTTGTCTTGGCCTTGCCCATTGCTATCATCAACGACCGCTTCTCTGCTTGCTACTTCACCTTAAAGCTCAAGGAAGCAGCTGTCAGGCAGCGTGAGGCTCTGAAGAAGCTTACCAAGAACATAGCCACGGACTCATACATCAGTGTTAACCTGAGAGATGTCTATGCCCGGAGTATCATGGAGATGCTTCGactaaaaggcagagaaagagcaaGTACTAGGAGCAGTGGAGGAGATGATTTCTGGTTTTGA